The Arachis duranensis cultivar V14167 chromosome 2, aradu.V14167.gnm2.J7QH, whole genome shotgun sequence genome has a window encoding:
- the LOC107474810 gene encoding uncharacterized protein LOC107474810, whose amino-acid sequence MDAPRRVTIKEAGAPDYVLQPLHVTHPNLNANFELKTALINLLPKFHGLPAQDPIRHLKDFHRICSTTRREGSDEVAIWLFAFPFSLKDKAKEWFYTLSSKVTSDWDLLRRGFLDKFLPPEKMDRLRKEMSCIVQAESNQHMRRRVNRPRTVNEVSTSSETTALTQSLNEMTSILRQLQLNQQQPQPQSYQQQHPPPHQQHNQQLVPQRVCGICSCYSHYTDECPSLQEDNTLAATHNFYDRPNQGYYQGGNPNQRYSY is encoded by the exons ATGGATGCTCCGAGGAGAGTTACCATCAAGGAAGCGGGTGCACCGGATTATGTCCTTCAACCCCTTCACGTAACTCATCCCAACTTGAATGCGAACTTCGAATTGAAGACCGCTTTGATCAACCTCCTACCCAAGTTTCACGGGCTTCCCGCACAAGACCCTATTCGACATCTCAAGGACTTCCATCGCATATGCTCGACTACTAGACGGGAAGGGTCCGATGAAGTtgctatatggttgtttgctttccctttctctcttaAGGACAAGGCTAAAGAATGGTTCTACACCCTCTCTAGTAAAGTTACCTCCGATTGGGACTTACTTAGAAGGggattcttggataaattcctGCCTCCGGAAAAGATGGATAGGCTAAGAAAGGAAATGTCTTGTATTGTGCAAG CCGAATCCAATCAACATATGAGGCGAAGAGTCAACCGTCCAAGGACCGTGAATGAGGTATCAACTAGTAGTGAAACCACCGCTCTAACTCAATCCTTGAATGAGATGACATCCATCTTGAGGCAACTCCAATTGaaccaacaacaaccacaacctCAATCATACCAACAACAACACCCTCCACCACATCAACAACACAACCAACAATTGGTCCCTCAAAGAGTATGTGGCATTTGCTCTTGCTACTCTCACTACACGGATGAGTGCCCAAGCCTTCAAGAAGATAATACCTTGGCGGCTACCCATAATTTCTATGatcgccccaatcaagggtactacCAAGGCGGTAATCCTAACCAAAGGTACTCTTATTAA